AGAAGTGTATGAAGTCCCCACTCCAGGTACAAAAGAGAAGGGCCCTCTTCCATTTCACCATTTCAAGTTCCTGTCAGGATCCTACAATGGCGAATTCGACGAGCTGGCAATCGTACTGTGGGCCAAGTACTTGTTGAATGGAGTGATGCATCATGCATCACTGCAATAGTCAACTTGGGAAGACATGGATTCTCTCAAGCAAACATTTCCATGGATtcggcttgggggggggggggggttctagCGGCTACTCGAGAATGGTGGGGATCTCAGCAGCTCTATTGACAACAACAAAAGAACATACAAGCGGGGAATACCAAATTCAGCTCATGGGCTTAAAGACCCCTGGTGTTCCATGTTTCCCATTGAACGAAGTGTATGCGGCCTCCACTCGAGGTACAAAGAGATTTGCCCTCTTTCACTTCACCGTTTCAAGTTCCTGTCAAGATTCTGCAACCGTGAGCTCGGCGAGATGAGATGGCAATCATACTCTGGCTCAAGTCACTGTTAAATGGGTTGACGCATCACCTCAAGAGTCAACTTGGGAAGACATGGATTCTCTCAAGCAAACATTTCCACGTGCACGACGGGGGGGCATGCAACTACTTAAGAACGAGGGGGTGCCATCACCTCTACTAACGACAACAAGAGAACAAACAAGCTGAAAATGTCAAATTCAACTTGTGGGCTTGAAGCACGACCCACTCGTCATCGCCACCTCCCCTAGTGGCTTGCAAGCCCGAACTGGACCCGTTAATCAGGTGTAATAGCTTACGCTTAAATACATAACCAGGGACCTCCTACATGGCCTCGTACGTGCCAGAAGCCACGGAGCGCGCACCCTCCCCGCTCTTACGAGCGCActcatgggccggcccatgtgtGGGGCGGCGAGCCtcttgttttttttttgctttttgttctgTTTTAAGTTTTTTCATTTTTAGAAATAATTCAGGATTTAAAAAAAGTTGCAAATTGTTGAATCTTTTGtgaattcaaaaattgttcatgacTTCAAAAACGTTCGGGAAATGATAAATGCTCacggattcaaaaaatgtttgtgatttCAGAAAAAAATGGTTGTCTATTCAGAAAATGTTTACAactgaaaaatgttcatgaatttataGAAAAATGTTTACAATATTCAGAAATCgagaatttcaaaaaatgttcccatatttcaaaaaaatgttcacaaaattcaaaaaatatttgcTGTGTTAAGAAGTCTTAATGAACTCAAAATTATTTGCCAAAAACAAAAATGCTCCTGAATTCCAAAAATTGTTCCCAaatctcaaaaaatgttcacatgttCCAAAAATGTACGCAATTTCAAGAAATGTTTGTGATTTTAATAAATGTTCAGGAGTTTATATAAATGTTCACAATTTCACAAAAAATGTTCACCATttcaaaaaaatcatgaatttgaaatGATGTTCActttttcaaaaaatattttcgaatttgtaaaaaaatgttcgtctattcgaaaaatgttcatgattttttttaaatgttcgCGAATCTATAAAAAATGTTCAGGAATTTGAAATTTGTTCACAATTTCAATAAATGTTCACGAGTTCAAAGAATGTTCGGATTGAGAAGATGTGTTCGGCAATTTGAAAGATGGCcgaaaataaagaaaaataaaatcagaacagtaaatataagcaaaaacaaaaacaaaaaagtaaacaaagaaaaagaaagaaaaaactgaGAAAAAAAACGGTTCTAGGAAGGTTCTGGAACCTTCCCAAACCGGTGGGTAGGAATAGCGAAATGACCGACCCAAAAAGGAGCAGACGCTGTAAGGGGGTACGCGCCAGCTAGTTATTTGGTGACCTACGCGCCAAATAGGAGTGGCGTACAACCAGTACGTGTGCTTGGTATTAGCTTCAAAAAATTCGTGACTCTGTGTGGGCGGTTGGGTGAATTATCCAGCGAGAAATTCAATTCAAAGTGATTCGTGAGTAAGGAGAGAGCTAGATCCTTACAAGTGACGACTGCTTTTGATCTGTAATGGGTTCTGTACACCCTAATTTTTCCTTCCGAAGGTTTACACCTTAATTCTGCTCAGGTGCTACGTGCAGACGGGCTGTTACTACATCAGTAGTACGTACTCCATAGTACATAGCTATTGGTTTCGACATACAAAGTGGCGCTGTGGCAGCACCTCACAACACTCTTGGTCTGCTTAAAATGCTGGGCAACTCATTTATACTGCCTGTAGCGACCGAGTAAAACTGGAAACAGGTAGTAGCCACACCATATCGTTGCTGTTACAACTGTCAACACAGGCATAATTttggaaaacaatgacaaactaCAAATTCCGAGCGCGGCCTGAAAACGTGTGGATTTTTCCGGCATAGCTACCGAATCAACAACAAAACGGCTTCGTCTGTATTTGTTCGTCACCAATATTGTTGTCCCGTGGGCGAGGATCAGTCAACTACTACATTGCATTCCAAGAACTATGTTAATTCATCAACTTAGCAGCAAAAGCACAGATGCGAAATAACATCAGGATGTCAGTAGAGAAAATAATTCCACCCAGGTGTTGTTAAGTTCTTCTCTTCTCTGGCCGTTGCCAGGATCCATGGATGAGATAATCCATCGACGTCAAACTGGCGAGATGAATGAATACTTCTATCTTTTTTTCACCCATCATGATAATAAATGAACAAACGTTTATTTTCTCATGAGCGTGATAACATCAGTATCGCGAGAActaaagcaaaaaaaaaaaaactcatCGTTTTCATTTCTTTCATTACAAACCCAAATACAAGGGCACTTTGGGAATATATTTGTTTCTATTACTTGTGAACCCCAGTTCCTTAAGTAAGTTCTATCCTATATAGGAGTACTTTACAAGAAGCCATCATCATCTCTTGGGCAGCAGAAAGTCCAAGCTCTGGAAATGGCCTCATCATCTGCTGATCATTGGAACCTACTAATCTTTCTTTTCGGATTCTATAACTCCCGAACGTCAGAATTTTAAAAGTCGCCTCCGAACGTCCTCTAGACCAGTGGATAGGAGCACGAATCCTAAAGATTGGATTGCTGACACGTCAGCTCTGGAAATCGTTCGGGGAGGAGTTCCATCACCCCGAACCTTATCTTCTCCCCCACCGCATTAGCTTCTGCCTTGTTTATCCACTCCCACCTCCCCGACAGTGAGGCGGAGGCCATGCCGCCGCGGCCGCTGCGGCGGGCGTCCAGGCCGGCCCCTCCGCGTGCTCCTCGCCGACGCTGGGGCACCAGACGCGTTTTCCGTTCCGTCTTGGGCATAGCCGAGCGCCAGCCGGCTCAACCGGCTCGAGGTGTCAGGTCGCACCGCCGCAACAGGCGTCCATGGCGGCCCCTCCTCGTGCTCCTCGCCGACGACGGGGCACCATGACGCCGTGTTCTCCGTTCCGTCTTGGGCGTAGCCGAGCGCCGCCTGCTCGCCCGCGCCACCGCGGCGGGCGTCGAGGACGCCTCCATTCGAGCGCTCCTCGCTGACGACGAGCACCAGACCGCCGGTTTTCAGGGTCCAGGCCGAGAGATCCTGCAGCCACGCCCGAGCTGCGCAGCTCGCCTCCAACCCTGCAGCAGCCGCTACCTTGCCGCGCGACCGGTGAGGCCCCGCCACGACCTCCTACTTTCGTCTTCTCCAGCTTCCTGCTCTCTCACTCCTTGCGGCAGCTAAGCTTTTCAGAGGAGGAATCTTTGATGGTGAACTACGAGGTCAGGGGAAAAGTAGCCAACAGCTCGAGCGGTGCGCTCGATTCATGTCGCCGTCGCAGGACCACTGGTCCTTCGGGAGGCGGCGAGGCAGACGGGAGGCAGGCGTGGTAGGCGCAGCAAGCCTTTGCGGCAGTTGCAGGCACGGCTAGTAATTTCAGGTTCTGCACACACTCAATCCATCCTAGTTTAGCTATCAAAATTTTCTTCAATGTGCGTGTGCACTTATTGAGAGAGGTTGTACCTTTCAATCTAGCTGTAGATGGGGCCATGGCAAATTTAGTATAAGTTTGTTCAATCCCATGGCAATTTTCTAACAAAATCTACCCTTTATCATGGCGATTACATATTACTTTGTTGGAAGTTCATGGAATTTGTTCATACCTTGGCAAATTTGTATCTGGTCGCATGGAAAATTCTATAACAAAAAATGATGGCCATGTCAACCATAGCTTCAAGGTGTGTTTTGCCATGCCAACTTGAAGCTTAGGTGTTTCCATGACGGCAACATTTGTGTTGTGTCTTTTTTGCCCTATTTATCTGAAGAATGTTGCCATGGCAATTACATTTTTGTTTGAGAACATGGCAACTTTGGTGTTCTAACTTTTTCTTGCCATGGCAAAATTTATTATCTTTTTTTAAAACAGggcaaacttgccatggcaactttGCTATGTTCAAGAACATGACAAAGTTATGGATGTTCAAAAACATggcaaacttgccatggcaaaCTTAAAATGTTTTTGGCAAATGTATTGACGGGGCATGGCAATTCTAGTTCACGGGGCATGGCAAAAATACCTTTATTCACAGCCAAAAGTGAGATTTTTTCTACGTTTTTCTTGCCATGGCAACTTTACTTTAATGGCATGTCaaattttactttatttttttGACATGGCAAGTTTATTGTATAGAGCATGACAATTTTAATTTAAATATGATGGCAAATTTACATTTCCACACATTAATTTTTTTAATATGTAGCATGGCAAATATACTTGTGTAGCCATGGCAATTTTTAATTTATTTCCATGACAAAATTACAccatttttgccatggcaaaaattaCTTCATTTTTTTGCCACAGCGTACTTTTAATGACATGGcaaattttagtttttttttcatggcaaatttattgTAAAGAGCATGGCAATTTTAATTTAAATATGATGGCAAATTTACATTTTCCGGAACATGACAAATTTTTACTATGTAGCATGGTAAATATATTTGTATTCCCATGGCAATTTTTAATTTATTTTCCATGGCAAAATTTAATCCATTTTTTGCCATGGAAAATTTTACTccatttttgccatggcaaaaatacTTCTATTCACATGGCAAATTTTAGTTTAACTTGCCATGTGAAAATTTCCTGCTTTTTTACATTTGTATATTGAAAGATGGCAAAGTTAAGATATTTTGATCCATTGATATAGCATTGCTCAGATTTTTATACATGCCCAATGACAATTTTTGTAGAAATCTTTTTTGTTCTATCTGATATTTCCATTTTTTTTTGTGTTTCCATAATATCATAGCAAACTTTTTCCACACTCAGTTGTAATGAAGTCTGTATGAACATCATGGCAAATCATGTAATTTTTTAATATACCCTTTTTCATGATTATATGCTAGTTTTGTTCATTAGAGCATGGCAACTTTTTGTCACGTACTATGGATTTTCTAGATTCACGTACGTTCTCTCAGGTGCTTCTTCTTCCAGCAGGCGTCACCTGCGAGTCTCCCATCTCTTCTCTCGGTCATGAGTCAATCAAGCTCACCACCAGGGAAAAATGGTATGCGCTCGTCTATGGCCTATCCTTAAATATTTGTCCAGTCTGATGAATGCAATACGTACTGCTGCAAGGGGCGGCATATTGAATATACTCCGTTCTGATCTTCCAAGCAGTAGATGTCAACGTTGGATGGGACGAGGGCAGCGATTAGTTTCCAGTGATCTTCCAAGCTTCTAGGTCGTGTCCTCGTATGCCTATTAATTAGGTTGTGTCTTTCAAACCATAGAAGGTGTAATTGCAGAACTACATATATCAACAACTAGATCACATGATTTGTTATCAAATTCCCAATATCGCTGCCACCGCCTGCTTGTTGTCATCTGCCGCCTTCAGGAAGCACTGTTGGTTGATCGTTCTATCTCCTCTGTGTCCAAATTTGAGTAAacggtgatgctgcaatggcCGGCTTGCCGCAAGCAAGCACCATCTTCCATGGCACCAATACATCGTTTCTCTATTATTAATATGGTCTGATTGGGTAACGCCCTAATGCATTATTTAGTAGCAATTGTAGTTACATGTGGTTTACTAATAGAGATCTGATCTTTATCCCAGTTTAGATGTATTTGTCTAGATAAAAATAAATAGAAAGAAAGAATAGAACATAATGCTATTTTCAAGCCATTTTCTTCAAGTCTGAACGTTGTGCGCTAATGATCTGAATTCAACGTGCTAATCATATGATCATATACGTACTGCTAGAGCTAAATTTACACCCACATTTGCAAAACATGCGTTTTTTTCTCTTATATTAATTATTATTTGTGCAACTATTACAGAACATACATTGCAATTTTATGTGAGAATTGATATGCAGGCGGCGACGGCTACATCTGCAACTGCGGCGCGATGAAGATGGGCGGCGTCGGCTGCCACTGCGGCTCCTACCTACTATCCAAATCCAAAGGAAATGAACTAAATAGGCCACAAAGGGAGATGGTGATGTACAAGATCTCTAAGATAGGGCGCGAATTACCTGTGTTTGTGCAGAAGATGACGAAAAATGATATACTGAGTCCAAACCTGGTGAGTTCATAACTTCAGATACCACGCGCAATatgtataaagctcgcaaattTAGAACCATTTTTCTTGCTGAATTAATCGTCCGCCTGATACCCGGTCTCCATCTTGACGCGCTCTTTTCTGAACAGTATTTTTGCAAGGCATATGTTTCGAGGTGTCTCCCGCGCCAACAAGAGGGCAACCAAATAATACCTCTCAAAGTTTTGCTGGAAGGTATGCAGATGGACGCAAAGCTGGTCTTCACGAAATATTCCCATGGGACGTGGCCTACTATATATCGAAAAGACTGGAAGAAATTGATCGAAGATGCCGGGATGAAGGCGGGAGACATCTGCCTCTTCCAAGTTGTAGACAGGAGCAGCAGCGGGCTCACGATGATGGTCCATATGATCCGCAAGTCGGAAATGCTGGTAATAGCCTTAGTCTTGGAGGGCCGTATAAACCATTTTTTCTTGTGCATGTGCGACATTTTGCCTTTTAGTAGAATTCATATATATTATATTGTGCCTCACTCAATTCATTCTGCTAGCATTACATCCCTCTTACTGcctatctatatatatatatatatatatatatatatatatatatatatatatatatcagttgtGCTAACATTTCAATCTGCTGTGTGCTGCTAGCCTCGCAAGGAAGGAAGCACCAGCGTCGAGGCCAGCGAGCCTCGCGCGGAGGAGACACGCTTGGCCCAGCCGGGAGGAGACGCCGGCAAGCCTCGCGCGGAGGAGACCCACTCCTCCCCGGCGGGAGGATACGTCGGCAAGCCTCGCGCTGAGCCCTCCGGAGGGAGCGACAGCGACAGCCGCCCCCATCTGAATGTGAAGAGGAGTCTCTCGCCTTCACCTGGCGAGTAAGTACCCGCGTCTTACTTTCTGCTTCGTGATCTTTGTTTCCTACCTCTTGAAACCGGGAGCTGAGCCCCCGTGCCATGCAGGTCCCttcaaaaggagaagaagatgcaGTTAGGGGCCACGACGTCCACCGAGTCCTCAGCGAAGGCGCCCGCTGAGGAGACCCATGCGCCCCTGTCGAGCCCTGAGGGGCGTGAGGAGATGGCCCGCCATGTTGAGGCGGCGACGGGGCAGACGGTGACCGAGGATGATTGTGTGACTTCGCAGCCGCACCAAGACTTGCCTCCCCCAGCTGGGAGGAACGAGCTTCGCAAGGGAAGGGGCCTCCGGAGGTGAGGAGGTGCCTCTAAAGGCGCGACGAGCCCCCAGCACAAGCCCACAGACGTGAAATAACATCAGGATGTCAGCGAAAGCACAGACGTGAAATAACAATTTTGCATCTGATAGTAGGGTACTACTTTTACAAGTCAAAAAGGCCAAAACAATTTTCAGCCCGGGTACTTCCACATCTCAGAATCACATTTGTCTTCCCCAATAGAGAACTCAAGAAAGACGATTGGCTTAGTCAATCAATCGATACGTGCTTCCATAGCCTGATGCACTTGCGTTTGTCTCGACCACGGCAGCAGATACTTGCTTCCATTGACGATTGTTTTTGATCTGATCTGTAATGGGTTCTTTACACCCTAATTCTGCTTCAGGTGATACGTGCAGATGGGGAGTTGCTACATCAGTAGTTACTGTGAGCTCCAGTACGTACGTGCTCCATACTCCATAGCTATTGCTGCCTCTGTGATAGCACCTCACAACACTCTTGGTCTGCTTAAAATGCTGGGCAACTCATTTATACTGCCTGTAGCGACCGAGTAAAACAGGAAACAGGTAGTAGCCACACCATATCGTTGCTGTCACAACTGTCAACACAAGCATAATTCTGGAAAACAATGGCAACTACAAATTCTGAACTCGGACTGGAAACACGTGGACTTTTCCGCCATAGCTACCGAATCAACAACAAAACGGCTCCGCCTGTATTTGTTCATCAAGGATATTATCATCCCGTGGGGCGAGAATCAGTCAACTACATTGCATTCCTGGAACTATGTTACTAATTTATCAGCTTAGCAGCAAAAGCACACACGTGAAATAACATCAGTAGAGATAGATTGTGAATCTGATAGTAGGGTACTTTTACAGGCCAAAAGGCCAAAACAATAATCAGCCAGGGTACTTCCACACCTCAGAATCACATCAGTCTTCCCCAATAGAGAACTCAAGAAAGAGTGCAACATACATACTAGTAAAACTAGCTTCCAGACCATCATGGCCTCATTCTACCTTCGCAATTCACCGCAAAATTATGCAGAAGTGCAGAACTAATAAGTAAAGTACCAAACCCTTAGCAGCTCAAAGTAAACATGTCGATGCGAAATACCATCAGCATGAAAAACAAAAACTACTCATGCCTCAGCTCGAGAAGCCCTCCAGGCCCTGGCACGCCTCAACACACAGAAGGGATCCTCCACTGACAAGTCAATGGCGTTCTGAAAGCTCCAGCTAGGGGAGGCGGGGCAAACGTAAATGACATCACTGCCAGTGCCTCCGCCTGATGGCGCATCGCCCTCACTAACGGAACCTGACACGGGACCTCCCTCCATTACCACATCATGGCTGCCAGTGCTTCCACCTGATGACACATTGCCCTCACCAGCAGAACCTGAGACAGGGCCTCCCTCCACTACCACATCATCACTGCCACTACTTCCACCTGATGGCGCATTGCCCTCGCCAACAGAACATGACATCCGGCCTGCCTCCGATACCACATCATCACTGTCTCTACAAACCATTCCCAGCGTCTTAAGCACCTTCCCATTCTTCAAGATGTAACCGAGGAACAACAGCTCACAGTTCAGGCCCTGGAATCCGTGGAGGACGAGCGTCTTCAGATGTGATTCGAGGCAATCGCAAGAGCTCTGAGACTCCCAGAACTCAGCAGAATGTACACCATCAGGTGAAGTGGATTGAATGGACTGAAATTGAGCAAAAAGAAACAATGTCAGCGTTTAGCATATCAAACTTCAAATTACACCAAAATACAATTACAAGTGCAAAGAACAGATATCTACAATATCAATCTGGACAATATAGCAATTAACTAGTACTGGAATAAGCTGGTATTCATATTATCATCTTGAATCACCATCGATAGACAAGTATAGGGAAGGTATCAAAATGCCATATTATCGATAAACAAGTATAGGGAAGATAACAAGTGCTAGAACGAATATCGTATCTGAGTAATGCTACACACACAGGGGCTTTACGGGATAATTAAATTATTAAAGATTAATGGATGTGATTTAGTTAAGTAGGACGGGCCCCACCAGTTAAATTCAGGGGGGCGGGGAGGCAATTAAATTAGGCCACGTTCTTCAGCCCGTGAAGTTCGTTGAAACATCCCCGTGAATCTAGTATCATCGTATTGACAGTATCAATCtgtaatactccctctgtttactaATATAAGACGTTTGGCAGTTTAACTTGAACTGCCAAAACATCTTACTATATTAATGAACAGAGGTAGTATATAGCAATGGGCAACTAGCACTTGAATAAGCTGACATCCATATTATCGTCTTGAATGGCAATTGATAAACAAGTGCAGAGATGAACAGATATCGATATGGCGTACCATGATGTGAAGTGTCTCGAGGCGAGGAAAGCATCTGAGCAGGGTGTGCAGCATCTTGACCTCCATGTCGTGCGAAAGTCACACCTTGACAGCTAATATCTTCAAACTTGGCAGCATGGCGCTAGCTCTCACACTCATCCCAGCCTGCCATTGaggcaaattattaaaaaaaatgagagagaaaTTTGTTTGGTCGCACAGTCACGTAATGAATGCTAAGTGCAGATGACAGAAGTTACAAGAAGCAGTTACCCTGATGACAATGCCACCAATCTCGAGAGCGTGGAGTTGAAGGTCCAAGTAGCCGAGCACCTCCAGCCTAGGGGCGTGGACAATCTTGACGGGCCTCCGGTCGAAAATGCTTTGGAAGAGCAGGCGCTCCAGGCAGGGGGCATCCTCCACAATGATTTCATCGAAGCTGCATCCCCATTCCATCACGGCGCGGAGGCTGCTGGACTTGATGCGGAGGATCGAACGGCTAATGTACGCGATGGCGACGGAGAGGATTTTCAGCTTGGGGCAGTGCGCGAGCAAGGCATCGACTTCTCTGTCCTCCATGATGGAGTGGAAAAGGCCGAGCTCTTCGAGGTTGGGGAAGGCTGGCCGGAGGGTGGTGGTGTCTGGGAAGTGCCAGCGCCAGACGCCTATGTAGAGGCGGGTGAGGGAGGCACAGTCGAGGATGCTGTCGGGGAGCGGCATGTCGAGCGGCCAGGGGCGGTTGAAGAGGATGAGGTCCTGGATCTTCTTGGCGGCGAGGCTGGCGATCAGGCGCTCGAGTGCGTGCTCCTGCCGGTGAAAGGAGGTGCGGATGAAGCGCACGGCACGGACGGGGCCGGGGTGAGCGGCCACGCAGCGCGAGACGGCACGCACGGCGTGGAAATCGCGGGGCCCGTCGGCGGCCCTGAGGTGGGCGTCGTCGACGAGGAGCGGGGTCGCCGCCCACACGCAGCGCCAGCGGGTGGAGAGTACCATGGTGCGCGCGGCTTCCTTGGTGGGGAGGCGGGAGATGATGTTGCAGAGCAGGTCGTCCGGGAGGCGGCTGATGTGGTCCTGGCCGTCGCCGCCCTGCACGGCGGgccggtcggcggcggcgggggcggcgtcCTCGGAGTCGGAGGAGGTGAGGGAGAAGTGGTCGTCGTCGGAGTCGGAGGActcgtcggcgtcggcgtcgggcgCGGGGACGAagggcgcggggaggagggagatgatttgGGAGACGATGCCGTCCATGCGGTCCTGCGCGGACGGGCCCTCCAGTGCCATGTTGTTGAAGTACGCCTCGATTTGGGCGTAGGTGACaaattcttcttctcctccccctgcggcggcgtccatggcggcggaggCCGGCTAGGGTTTGTCGGCGGGCGGGAGGAAGGGAGAGACCTCACCTCCGCGAGAGGAGCAGGCTGAACAAATGGGGACTGGTGTGGGATGCCGTGGACCGTGTAGACTGGCTGTACGGCGGCTCTTTGGTCTGACTACTGTTGTGAACTTGTGGACCAAATTTAAATTTCAAATACATTCCATGTATTGGAGTTCAAACAGATAAATTCAGCTGTGGACAGTTGTTGACAGTGTCCCAGCGGCCTCTCGCCACGTCGGTTCTCGGTCCGATGGGCCGGGCCAAGGACCCCTTTGCCAGTTCCGTCCCAGGCTACTTCAGCGGGGCCATCACATGAAAATTCCAGAagacttagagcatctccaatagatggtccaaaatTTGGCGGTCCAAAACCGGAGATGTAAAATTTGGACCGCAAAAAAATGCGTTTTGGAGCTTCGAAAAAAGCTCAACTCCAACAGATGGTCCAAAAGAGTAACTCCAACAGATGGTCCAAAATGAAGATGTAAAATCGCCTGGAtcgtcttcttcaacctcgggACGTCGGCCGCCTTCGTCAAATCCGTCGCCATCAAGCTCTCCCCGACCTCCCCGAGCGCGCCATCCTCCCCGTGATGAGCTCCTCTCCCAATCCCCTTATTTTCCCCCTTCGATCGGTGTCGTTTGCCACCGCTCCCGTGCTGGTCCGTGGTCGCCATGGCCAGAGCCCGAGCTCCCCTGTACGTGCTCCTTTGCCGGCCAGCAGCGACAGAGGCGGGCAGCAGCCGACGCGAACACCATGAGCAGCGGCACAGGCACGCTGCACGGACCAGCAGCGACGGCAGCTCGGCTGGACAGGGTcagtgcggggcggcggcggggccgggaGGCGGTGGCAACGGGGCGGGCCAGCGagcagcggcgggcggcggaggcgggcggcggccTAAGGACCCGGCGGAGGCCTACATGGGCAGCCAGACCGCCGGAGGCGCCGAATCCTACCGCGGCTGCCTCCCGATTCGGCAGCGCCCGGGCGGCTGCGAGACGGCTTCCGGCGAGGaaggcggcggagggcggcgcggcgatttggggcggcggcggcgacggtggcggatTCTGGCCGACTGGTGTTCGGGCGGGCGGACAGGCGCGGCTGTGAAATGAAATGAAGTGGCGGTTGGGCGTTGGTGGGCGGTCGCCGAATTTGCACCAGATGCATCTCGTGATGTAAATTTGCACCGCGAggtgttgtattttacatcacgaGGAGGCCGCGGTACAATTTTTTTTTACATATGGACCGTCTGTTGGAGCAGCGTTTTTTGCCCTAAACGGTCCAAAAGTTAGGTATTTTTACATTTGGACcgtctattggagatgctcttagctgGGATCATGGAAAACTCTACCTCACCGTACATAGCCGGGAGAACTCGACCTCACCGCACGTAGCCAACTAGGATTTGTACCCCTAGGGTCCTCGGTATGTTATATAAGTCAGGGTCTTGGTGGTCAAAAGTGATCGGTACGTCCGGCCACTTATTCTCCGAAGTCGTTGTGCTTTCAATGACGTCCGACCACTTATTGTCCGAAGTCGTTGTGTTTTCAATGGTACATATCTCTCGAAGAGCTCTCTTCCGTTGATTTCTTGATGAGTGTGTTTCATAGATCATATGTACATCTTTGTCCTCGGACGTGTATTGTTCTTCTGTACAGTCGATTTCTACACCCCGAACCCTTCCGCTATTGGGGTTATTGAGGAACTCCCATCATCCTTTTGCCACTTGCTTGACAACCCAACAGTGCCTGCTTTTGTGGGTGGCTGGTTTATCCGACGAGGCAGAGTGGATCGTGCACGGGTGGTCGAGTATCATGTCCAGCAGTGATTTGACTCCGATGCCGACTACCCGGCTCTTCTTCTATGGAagctcactactaggaaaagggctatagatgaaatggccactaatgacgcaccagacatgtggtgcgccactgtggcgcaccatgtgctggtgcgccattagtgtgaaagacactaatggcgcaccagacacacggtgcgccactagtaacaaaaaaatgtattattatttttccaaacatactaatggcgcaccagggcacagtgcgccattactagttctaactagtaatggtgcaccagccacatagtgcgccactactatattttttttgcaaaactactaatggcgcaccagggtatagtgcgccatta
The sequence above is a segment of the Aegilops tauschii subsp. strangulata cultivar AL8/78 chromosome 6, Aet v6.0, whole genome shotgun sequence genome. Coding sequences within it:
- the LOC109740414 gene encoding uncharacterized protein; translation: MSQSSSPPGKNGGDGYICNCGAMKMGGVGCHCGSYLLSKSKGNELNRPQREMVMYKISKIGRELPVFVQKMTKNDILSPNLYFCKAYVSRCLPRQQEGNQIIPLKVLLEGMQMDAKLVFTKYSHGTWPTIYRKDWKKLIEDAGMKAGDICLFQVVDRSSSGLTMMVHMIRKSEMLPRKEGSTSVEASEPRAEETRLAQPGGDAGKPRAEETHSSPAGGYVGKPRAEPSGGSDSDSRPHLNVKRSLSPSPGESLQKEKKMQLGATTSTESSAKAPAEETHAPLSSPEGREEMARHVEAATGQTVTEDDCVTSQPHQDLPPPAGRNELRKGRGLRR
- the LOC109740429 gene encoding LOW QUALITY PROTEIN: putative F-box/FBD/LRR-repeat protein At5g56810 (The sequence of the model RefSeq protein was modified relative to this genomic sequence to represent the inferred CDS: substituted 1 base at 1 genomic stop codon), which gives rise to MDAAAGGGEEEFVTYAQIEAYFNNMALEGPSAQDRMDGIVSQIISLLPAPFVPAPDADADESSDSDDDHFSLTSSDSEDAAPAAADRPAVQGGDGQDHISRLPDDLLCNIISRLPTKEAARTMVLSTRWRCVWAATPLLVDDAHLRAADGPRDFHAVRAVSRCVAAHPGPVRAVRFIRTSFHRQEHALERLIASLAAKKIQDLILFNRPWPLDMPLPDSILDCASLTRLYIGVWRWHFPDTTTLRPAFPNLEELGLFHSIMEDREVDALLAHCPKLKILSVAIAYISRSILRIKSSSLRAVMEWGCSFDEIIVEDAPCLERLLFQSIFDRRPVKIVHAPRLEVLGYLDLQLHALEIGGIVIRAGMSVRASAMLPSLKILAVKVXLSHDMEVKMLHTLLRCFPRLETLHIMSIQSTSPDGVHSAEFWESQSSCDCLESHLKTLVLHGFQGLNCELLFLGYILKNGKVLKTLGMVCRDSDDVVSEAGRMSCSVGEGNAPSGGSSGSDDVVVEGGPVSGSAGEGNVSSGGSTGSHDVVMEGGPVSGSVSEGDAPSGGGTGSDVIYVCPASPSWSFQNAIDLSVEDPFCVLRRARAWRASRAEA